A genomic region of Persephonella marina EX-H1 contains the following coding sequences:
- a CDS encoding methyl-accepting chemotaxis protein, with product MGLFGCKEVYKIVDQLKEELEKKNEYIAQLEEALQMKNSEIDQLDEELRNKTSAIEKLKEELNKKDEIARKMQQEVSSIQQQLKQLKDKAHEGWEILDNLQEEGIFIASTDFKEGNEGNELIYINRKGREILKRLGDEINRTFGYNIDWNNPLGISIHKFHKNPERIKQLLKNLKPGEVKKNADINIGNFVIESNRFVVTDSEGNITGYASSWRDVTADRYIDKVFFEASPEVASVIFETSLTNGGSFKLRSKIKAFKEELEDMVNSVEQISMAVSDLASSIMEVQNTQETINHLVEKGSQSIEKSVSNIKQSVQVMNQLSDSTMELKKRISGIEHILDVILEITEQTNLLALNAAIEAARAGEVGRGFAVVADEVRKLAEKTSKSANEIRNVISGIVNEMEKTEREVSKATNIVKEGVEFSTEITSIFQKIKEEGEKITDMIARQTAATEEQSQVIKTVSEHANAFLDVVNEIVSISEEIDEIAERTFHNGEEAWNLLSKLKEGDAVNILTKVIDHGKFMQNVFRAIEGKVGYTFVDHTQCDLGRWYYSEGIKDISTYGDEAINLFKNMEKAHIEFHAAGNEAVKLFNEGKIEEADRKVSEMIRLSKELVDYLIKIYKIISVKTKEKSYSGEI from the coding sequence ATGGGTCTATTTGGCTGTAAAGAGGTCTATAAAATAGTGGATCAGTTGAAAGAGGAGCTGGAAAAGAAGAATGAGTACATAGCACAGCTTGAGGAAGCTTTACAGATGAAAAACAGCGAGATCGATCAGCTTGATGAGGAATTAAGAAATAAAACATCAGCTATAGAAAAACTGAAGGAGGAGTTGAATAAAAAGGACGAAATAGCCAGAAAGATGCAGCAGGAAGTCAGCAGCATACAGCAGCAGCTTAAACAGCTGAAAGATAAAGCACATGAGGGATGGGAGATACTTGACAACCTTCAGGAAGAAGGGATATTCATAGCATCAACTGATTTTAAAGAAGGGAATGAAGGTAACGAGCTTATTTATATAAACAGGAAAGGAAGAGAGATATTAAAGAGGCTTGGTGATGAGATTAACAGAACATTCGGTTATAACATAGACTGGAACAACCCTTTAGGCATATCCATACACAAGTTTCACAAAAATCCGGAAAGGATAAAACAGCTTTTAAAGAATCTGAAACCGGGTGAGGTAAAGAAAAACGCCGACATAAACATAGGAAACTTTGTTATAGAATCTAACAGATTTGTTGTAACAGATTCTGAAGGTAATATTACCGGTTACGCATCTTCATGGAGAGATGTTACAGCGGACAGATACATAGATAAAGTTTTCTTTGAAGCATCTCCGGAAGTAGCATCTGTTATATTTGAGACATCACTGACAAACGGTGGTTCATTCAAACTCAGATCAAAGATAAAAGCCTTCAAAGAAGAGCTTGAGGATATGGTAAATTCGGTTGAGCAGATAAGTATGGCTGTCTCTGATCTTGCAAGCTCAATAATGGAAGTCCAGAATACACAGGAAACGATAAATCACCTTGTTGAAAAAGGTTCACAGTCTATAGAGAAATCCGTCTCAAATATAAAACAGTCCGTTCAGGTTATGAACCAGCTCTCAGATTCAACAATGGAGCTTAAGAAGAGAATAAGCGGTATTGAACATATACTTGATGTTATCCTTGAGATCACAGAACAGACAAACCTTTTAGCTCTGAATGCTGCTATAGAGGCTGCAAGAGCTGGTGAGGTAGGAAGAGGGTTTGCAGTTGTTGCTGATGAGGTTAGAAAGTTAGCAGAAAAAACATCAAAGAGTGCAAACGAGATAAGAAATGTAATATCGGGTATCGTTAATGAGATGGAAAAAACAGAAAGAGAGGTAAGTAAAGCAACAAACATAGTAAAAGAAGGTGTTGAGTTCTCAACAGAGATAACATCCATATTCCAGAAGATAAAAGAGGAAGGGGAAAAGATAACAGATATGATAGCAAGACAGACAGCTGCAACGGAAGAACAGTCTCAGGTTATAAAAACGGTTTCAGAACATGCAAACGCATTCCTGGATGTTGTTAATGAGATAGTATCAATATCTGAAGAGATCGATGAGATTGCAGAAAGAACGTTCCACAACGGAGAGGAAGCGTGGAATCTTCTCTCAAAACTGAAAGAAGGAGATGCTGTAAATATTCTCACAAAAGTTATTGACCACGGTAAGTTTATGCAGAATGTATTTAGAGCTATAGAAGGCAAGGTTGGATACACATTTGTAGATCATACACAGTGCGATCTCGGCAGATGGTATTACTCTGAAGGTATTAAAGATATAAGTACGTACGGGGACGAAGCGATAAACCTTTTCAAAAACATGGAGAAAGCCCATATAGAGTTCCACGCAGCAGGAAATGAAGCAGTAAAACTGTTCAACGAAGGAAAAATAGAAGAAGCTGACAGAAAGGTCAGTGAGATGATAAGACTTTCTAAAGAACTCGTAGACTACCTTATCAAGATTTACAAGATCATTTCAGTAAAAACAAAAGAGAAAAGCTACAGTGGTGAGATCTGA
- a CDS encoding chemotaxis response regulator CheY, with protein sequence MALPDRNIKILVVDDMATMRKIIKGLLDQLGFKNIDEAEDGKVALQKLRSGNYDFVITDWNMPNMTGLELVQEIRKDENLKHLPVLMVTAEAKKENVLLAIKAGVNNYIVKPFTAEVLKEKIEKIFSALKK encoded by the coding sequence ATGGCTTTACCTGACAGAAATATAAAGATACTTGTTGTTGATGATATGGCAACAATGAGAAAGATAATAAAAGGTCTTTTAGACCAGCTGGGATTTAAAAATATAGACGAGGCTGAAGATGGAAAGGTTGCACTGCAAAAATTAAGATCAGGGAATTATGATTTTGTTATAACAGACTGGAATATGCCCAATATGACAGGACTTGAACTTGTCCAGGAGATCAGAAAAGACGAAAATCTGAAACATCTACCTGTTCTGATGGTCACAGCCGAGGCAAAAAAAGAAAATGTTCTATTAGCCATAAAAGCAGGTGTAAACAACTACATAGTAAAACCTTTCACAGCAGAAGTGTTAAAAGAGAAGATTGAAAAGATATTCTCAGCATTAAAAAAATAA